In Pelmatolapia mariae isolate MD_Pm_ZW linkage group LG13, Pm_UMD_F_2, whole genome shotgun sequence, a genomic segment contains:
- the mlh1 gene encoding DNA mismatch repair protein Mlh1, which translates to MAGVIRRLDETVVNRIAAGEVIQRPANAVKEMIENCLDAKSTSIQVTVKDGGLKLLQIQDNGTGIRKEDMEIVCERFTTSKLQTFEDLSSIATYGFRGEALASISHVAHVTITTKTADAKCAYRANYSDGKLKGPPKPCAGNQGTQILVEDLFYNVSTRRKALKSPSDEYSRIVEVVGRYAIHNSGKSFSVKKQGETMADVRTLPNASVVDNIRGIFGNAVSRELIEVACEDQKLAYKMKGYISNANYSVKKCILILFINHRLVESSALKKAIETVYAAYLPKNTHPFLYLSLEIAPQNVDVNVHPTKHEVHFLHEDSVIESVQKHIESKLLGSNSSRTYFTQTLLPGLSVSGNTEIKASSTTSESSERVYAHQMVRTDCRSQKLDAFLQPKEKPLPDPEPAGPSSEQTAIKAIQPDTIEMDDVDDSDMLEAVAEQEAEVPKGEEQVSVGALDNQRKRPRTEQKEQQQEEGEDLTAAATPKRRVIKLTSIKELRAEITANTHKGLQEMMQNHSFVGCVNPQWSLVQHHTKLYLLNTNKLSQELFYQILVYDFGNFGVLRLSTPAPLYDLAMLALESEESGWTEEDGPKEGLAQYIVDFLKKKAEMLEDYFSMEIDQEGNLLGLPLLLDNYTPVMEGLPMFILRLATEVNWDGEKDCFRDFSKECSMFYSIRKQYILEAEPGGEQGTEVNSWRWKVEHLIFKAFRTLFSPPKSFSEDGTVLQIANLPDLYKVFERC; encoded by the exons ATGGCGGGAGTTATCCGGAGGCTCGACGAGACTGTTGTCAACCGCATTGCTGCAGGAGAAGTTATCCAGCGTCCTGCCAACGCCGTCAAAGAAATGATTGAAAACTG TTTGGATGCAAAGTCCACAAGCATTCAGGTGACGGTGAAGGACGGCGGACTGAAACTTCTTCAAATTCAGGACAACGGCACTGGCATCAGG AAGGAGGATATGGAAATCGTTTGTGAGAGGTTCACCACGAGCaaacttcaaacttttgaggACCTTTCGAGTATAGCAACCTATGGATTCagaggagag GCCCTTGCTAGTATAAGCCATGTTGCCCATGTGACCATAACCACAAAGACAGCTGATGCAAAGTGCGCTTACAG AGCCAACTACAGCGATGGCAAACTAAAAGGCCCTCCCAAACCATGTGCTGGAAACCAAGGAACGCAGATCCTT GTGGAGGATCTTTTCTATAACGTCTCCACTAGGAGAAAAGCTCTAAAGAGCCCGAGCGATGAGTACTCCAGGATTGTAGAAGTGGTCGGCAG GTACGCCATACACAACTCAGGAAAAAGCTTCTCTGTCAAAAAG CAAGGAGAGACCATGGCAGATGTAAGGACTCTTCCCAATGCGTCTGTAGTGGATAATATTCGAGGGATTTTTGGCAACGCAGTCAGCAG GGAGCTGATCGAAGTTGCCTGCGAAGATCAGAAGCTCGCTTATAAGATGAAAGGCTACATCTCAAACGCAAACTATTCAGTCAAGAAATGCATTTTGATCCTGTTCATAAACC ATCGTCTGGTGGAGTCGAGCGCTTTGAAGAAAGCGATTGAGACAGTTTATGCTGCATATCTCCCCAAGAACACACACCCGTTCCTTTACTTGAG CTTAGAAATCGCTCCTCAGAATGTGGATGTTAATGTTCATCCCACTAAACATGAAGTGCACTTCCTGCATGAGGACAGTGTCATCGAGAGCGTTCAGAAGCACATCGAGAGCAAACTCCTGGGCTCCAACTCCTCACGTACATATTTCACTCAG ACGTTGTTGCCGGGACTGTCAGTCTCAGGTAACACCGAGATTAAGGCCTCCAGTACTACATCGGAGTCTAGCGAGCGAGTCTACGCACATCAGATGGTGAGGACCGACTGTCGCTCACAGAAGCTAGATGCCTTCCTCCAACCAAAAGAAAAGCCGCTCCCTGATCCCGAGCCTGCTGGTCCCAGCAGTGAGCAGACAGCAATCAAAGCCATCCAGCCGGACACCATAGAGATGGACGATGTAGATGACTCAGACATGCTGGAGGCGGTGGCTGAACAGGAAGCAGAGGTGCCAAAGGGCGAGGAACAAGTCAGCGTCGGTGCTCTTGATAATCAGAG GAAGCGACCGAGGacagagcagaaagagcagcagcaggaagaagGCGAGGACTTGACGGCCGCAGCCACGCCCAAGAGACGAGTGATCAAACTGACCAGCATCAAAGAGCTGAGAGCTGAGATCACAGCGAACACACATAAAG GTCTTCAAGAAATGATGCAGAACCACTCGTTTGTGGGCTGCGTCAATCCCCAGTGGTCTCTGGTGCAACATCATACTAAGCTCTACCTGCTCAACACCAACAAACTCAG CCAGGAGCTTTTCTACCAAATACTCGTTTATGACTTTGGAAATTTCGGTGTACTCAGACTGTCT ACCCCAGCACCTCTTTATGACTTGGCCATGTTGGCTTTGGAGTCGGAGGAGAGCGGCTGGACTGAAGAGGACGGTCCCAAAGAAGGCCTGGCTCAGTACATAGTGGACTTCCTGAAAAAGAAAGCGGAGATGCTAGAGGACTACTTCTCCATGGAGATAGACCAG GAAGGAAACCTACTAGGACTCCCGCTGCTCCTTGACAACTACACCCCAGTCATGGAGGGTCTCCCCATGTTCATCCTGCGCCTGGCCACTGAG GTGAACTGGGACGGTGAAAAGGACTGTTTCAGAGACTTCAGCAAAGAGTGCAGCATGTTCTACTCCATCAGGAAGCAGTACATCCTGGAGGCTGAGCCAGGAGGGGAGCAG GGCACTGAGGTGAACTCTTGGCGGTGGAAAGTCGAACACCTCATTTTTAAAGCTTTCCGAACCCTCTTCAGTCCTCCGAAGAGCTTCAGCGAGGATGGCACTGTGCTGCAGATCGCCAACTTACCCGATCTCTACAAAGTGTTTGAGAGGTGCTGA